The Helianthus annuus cultivar XRQ/B chromosome 11, HanXRQr2.0-SUNRISE, whole genome shotgun sequence region TTTGTATCACATTAAACAATGTCATCGATATAAACATgtttgagtttaagtggacaatgATACTTATAGTCGAAGTAAAGTGTTTGAGACTGAGTGTTTCATCAAAAGAACAACAGTGCAGCTGACTAGTCTCACtcaaactgatatgatcctcttgctcACAAAAATATGTGTACGTATTTTCtatatttgattttgaaaattcaaaaagattttaggtgtgtctTAGCATAAACTTCGTAAAATTCAAAAAGAATTATCTTTTCAAATTATATTTGATAGTCTTCCACAGAAAACtgataaaatgaaaattttctCATGCACGGAGGCATATTTGAGATAAACACGGGTTTATCCAAAATTGTGAATTGGTCTAATGAGACTTTCGAGAAGTTGTTTATGATAGTGAACAGACTAAAGCTGATAAATGCATGAGGTGCAGAATTCAGGATACTCACCGGAATGCAAAATTCGAGAAGATCACGGGTTATTTCAACACCTCTCAGCAACCAGAAACTTGCTACAGCTTTCTCATGAGGATCTACGGATTTGATGACACGATGGCCGATCATCTGTCATACTTGAAATTCTCCTGAGTTAGATTCAAATTTATCAGATCGCTGAACACCGGATTATCATATGAACAAAAGATACTGAGCTAGGAAACTTCCTCCTACATCTTCTAAAGCACTCAACAAAATAAGAGCTGGAAAAAGTTCAAAAAGTTGCAGTCAAGTTCATCAGATCAGTTCTTGATGACTAACGGTGCTTGAAAGGATTAAAAATtagatgcatcagcttagggggagtctgtaaatGCAGTAAAGTAAAGCTGAAGCATTCAAAAGATATAAAGTCATCGAAGAAATGAGAGATTGATGCTATTGTTAAGGGGGAGTATGTAAAAATTGTAACACTAGATCAATCCGACTTTAAGGTCATTAGGGGTATATTGGTAATATTCTTGTATTAGTGACCATAGGTCAAGGGACTATAGATAGGAAAGTCAAGCTTGTATTAGAAAAGAATTTGAGACACTTTCTAAGGTTTGTGTGTGCATTCTAGAGAGAGAGTGTGGGTTTTACATGTAAACAACATCATTGATAATACAAGCTTGATTGATATTTAGATCTTGCGTTTGATCGTGTTACACCACATCGTGTTTGTTGGATTCCGCACTCCAAACACGTTTATTGAACGAACCGGTATGAAACGGTCCTTACAAACCTCCTCCTACATCTTCTGAAGCACTCAACAAAATAAGAGTTGGAAATGGTCTTAATGATTAAAGAAGTCAAGTTCATTAGATCAGTGCTTGATGACTAATGGTGCTAGAAAGGATTAAAGATCAGAAGCCCGAAAACATCGCTTTAGAGCATTGTTTCgatgtaagttttacatcaacAGACTCgcatcctcgttctgatcaaaagcccgaaaacatcggtttgtaatttggaaaaaaaaaaacttaactccgttatgttttttttaatggcGAACTATTTCACAAACCAAATGGAAAGTTCGGACCACTATGGGtaaataactgagttgggattattatcaaAGAGTCGGTtcagattatttaaatccaatttgtcttttttttataatttaggTTATTAGtagaatgatgatgatgaataaaAAACCATGGAACACACTATGAATCATGTGGAAAACCCAACATCCCTTTTGGATTAGGCTTTCATTTCAACCTTCAATCACTCATCCCCTTCTATTTGTCTTTATCCATTTCCTTTTTCTTGATTTATTTCTTCAAACATTTCTGGCACTGTCTTCTATTTTTTTTAGTATATTTATAGGAAAAAAGGTTTTTGATGATCATGGGCTATTTTTATGCAGTTGGATATTGGTCAGAGTTCAGTTGATGATCATTTGACTTGATAATGTGGGTTTGTTGCTACATTTTAGGATGCAAAGTTAATATCTTTATTTCGTCGATTATCTTGTGGATGCGTGTTTACTGtgagaacttgataaacacttgTAAATAATGCTTCAAAGATGGAATGGCGAGAAAAAAGAGAGGGAGTTATATGGTTGCATaactagttttaaataaaaagTTGCGAGAATTGCATATACCCGTCACCCGTGTACGTATTGTTTAACAGTGATATATAAGATGGTTATGTAACCGTATAACCGCCTCTCTTTCCCACTCCCACTAAATCTTTAAAACACTATGCACAAGTGTTTATAAGGTTCTCGTAGTTTTGTATTTGAAATCGATTATGTAACGAAGGCGTGCTTTAACAACGCTTCATAAGATATGTAACCACATGTCCACATAAGCATCCAAGCATCCCTAAGACGGGTTCTAGTCTGCTTGTTTTTGTATCGCGTGGATGATGGAAAGAAGTCATACAACTATAACTAGAGAATTATGTTGGGTTGGGACCATATTGCGATATAATATTCCATAACTATAAGTTTGATTTGGGTAGTTTTATGTGGGTCAAGATTTTGTGAAAGAAAATATGCAAGAAAGATAGCGGTAACCAATGTGATCGAATATTAAGCAATCGCTTAATCGCCAAGGAGAAGTTGCCAAAAATGGTCTATGACTATAATGCATCCGGCGCTGAGGACTAGTGGACTCTAGAAGAGAACCGAAATGCTTTCTCACGAATCCTGTAGGCCATGAGGGTGTATGTGTTTGTCGTTTATTTAAGTACATTGTTATGTACGCATTTAACCTCCTTAAAGGCCACTTGTCAACGCAAGTTGCATATTACATTGTCCCATTGGTTAGCAGGGTATTAGTGGGTCTCGTGAGTTTACCAGTTCGGGTCATACGTTGACCAAGATTATAGTCATATTGCAATCATTTCTATTTAATTTATAATATTTATAATCTTTATTCGCAATGTAGGTGAATATGCAACAACAAGAGCTGCATCCACATCAGGGACTATTAAAGGTTAGTAATCCTCTTTTTTCTTTACATCATTTACATGTGATTTTATCATTGTTTCATCTTCTAGACATTGTCGTCGTGGGCAACGTCTAGTGTCGAGGAGGTTGCTTCACCAGGACCGGGAATCTGCATCTTCCAGCTTTACGTGAGCCGCTATTTTCCAATTTTTTTCTTCCTTTCATATGAAGCTTTGACCTTTTTGACCAAGAAATCAGGTGTATAAAGACCGCAACGTTGTTGCACAACTTGTAAGAAGAGGTGAAAGAACCGGGTTCAAAGCCATAGCTTACAGTTGACACACCAAGGCTAGGACGTCAAGAAGCTGACATCAAAAACCGGTTCACTTTACCCCGTTTTTGTCCTTGAAGAACTTAGGGTCTTGATCTTGGCAAGATGGATGAAGTGAATCACTAACACAAGTTTCGAATTATTGTATTCAATTACGGGGCTCATCAACTCGACTATGTCCTGGCCACCATCATGGCTCTAGAAGAGGTACCAATTATCAAACTCTTtcaaacaatgattctgttacgacactccccgacgtttccgccgcagtttgttgttttacgcggtcggggtgtgacagagagTTTGTGATCATGGATCGAAAGAACCGGTTACTTAACAAAGTTTAAGATCACCCTTTGAATTTTGTGAAATCATCGTTCATGTTGTGAAAGCGGCACAAGGGCGTGCACCCAGTTCTTAAACAGTGGGGTCCGGCGTGGTACAGACGTTTTCAAGGCGCTGGCACGTGGAGCTTCGGGCATATTTGTAAGCACATACTACCAATTAAAACTATATATAACTTATACTCTCGGATGCATTGTAGAGTTGTAACGTTAAACAATCGAGTTGTGGAGTTTTATAGATTGGACGACCCGTCGTGTTTTCATTGGCTGCCGAAGGTGAAAAAAGTGCTTCAGATGTTAAGCGATGAATTTGAGCTAACCATGGCGCTGAGTGACTGTACGTCGCTCAAAGAGAACCCGTAACTGCATTGTGACCGAGTGGGATGCTCCGCGGGCCTGACCCGCACCCAGGTTATAGATCTAAGTAACATTCAGGAGCCCAATTCTTATTGGTGCAGTCTCAAAGCTCTGAATGAAAGCTGTATGAATCCATAAGTTTCCTAAATAACAACAGTTTTCTGTTGTACATTCTTACAAAATGCTAATAATTAATAAACTGAACTTTTGTAGTTTTGTTAATGCTATAGATCTTCATATTATATAAAAACAGTCTAAAAGTTAAAAACTGAACTTCTTCAAAATGTAGATCCATTTGATATCAACTCAAGTCGCCAGAGATCACCTGTAAATTCAAAAATTAAATTCTTGGTCAATGCATTGACCCGTTTACTTATGAACGGGTTGTGTTTTATCTCAAACAGGTCAAAGTGATCAAATAATAAAATTAGCTAAAATACGTATGGGTCAAAGATTTAGATTATTATTGTGATAATATTATTTGTAATCGTGGTTAGTATTGTATATACTATAAATATGCTATTTTGTCACTTCAACCAGctttggcccctcaactttggCATTAActaactttagcccctcaactttaataatgacatgtttagccccttaactaaaaaCAACTTTAGcctctcaactttaataatgacatgtttcgCCCCTTAACTAAAAATAACTTTACCCCCTCAACtataaaaaataaacaatcaactttaataatgacatgtttagccccttaactaaaacatcaaacaactttaactCTCGAGATTTGCTTCTTTTATCTATGTTGCGAACCCGTTGTGGAGCGCGGGTGGTAACCCACTAGTTATTAGTTAATTAAAAACTATTAAGAAAAGATAAAAGGGTTAGTGGGTCAACCCGGGCCACGCCAACATGTTTCAGCACTTACCAAAAACGAACCCGTTAACTGATCCGCCCATCTTTCCACCTCTAAAATGACCCACCGTACACGGAAAAAATGAGATTACCTTGGATATCAATGGCTTTGCATTAGCTTCCCACTCAGTGGCCCATTTTGCAGATGAGCCCATTTCCAGAACCCCGTTTTTCAGTGTTCTCAAAGCATCACACCCATCGGGAAATCCCTTAAAAAGCATCTGTAAAAGCTGATAgcttaaaaacataaaaaaaatagttaaataTTCCGTCTGGTTTTACCGACGTACCATGAGTTCATCAGCAAGCTCTGATGATGACGAGAAAAGAAGGCCATTTTTCTCCACTTCTACAAGCTCTGTGATGCTTCACGAAAGTCAACACAAAAGTCAAAGTTTGTATTATCCTTTCGGTCGTAAAGACGGCTGCTTGAAAAAGACGACGGGAATTATTTACCAAGAATAAGAAACAGCACAAACAGGTAGACCGCATCCAAACATGTCTACAACCTGACAACAATGATGACGGAAATTTAGAAGAAAAAAACGATAGATTTAAGCAAGAGTTTGTCTATATATACCTTCATTGGGAGATCCAACCCTGATGATGAAGTATGCAAACAAACACCAAGATCAGCCGAACCTGCAAAAATCGAACAGACAACAAAACATGATGAGTAGATGTGACAAAATGGATGGGTCAGGCCCGTTGGTAAATAAACAGGTTCAAGTGAAAATGTGCAGCCTTCTGGTATAGAGCAGAACTAGTAAAGTACAGggatttagtccctagctttccaaaagtacatggatagtccctgtggtttgcattttgtaacgcATCTAGTtcctaacttggacatgctaaaacctttagatttgttggttggggactaaattagttacaaagtgcaaaccacagggaccatccgtgtacttttggaaagctagggaccaaatccacaATTTTGgtaaccacagggactatccatgtACTTTACTTTAACTTTTATTATAAGCAATTCAGATACAATGAGAAAAAttttaatttcaataataatCTTATTTCTTGAATAGGAGATTTACAAGGTTATATGCATTACAAATACATTTTTAGGCAAATTTCATCTGGTTCGAAGTTTTGAACCATTTTGCCTTTTCATTTTACCCTTTTGACCCGTAGAGATAAATCATAAGATAAACCAAACCATTCATCGTAAAGGAGTCGAAATTTATAAAACAATGAACCAGAGTATTGCTCACCAAGAAGCAAGGGGTAGTCCTCTGGTGACAGCCACATGGTACGGAATGCCACACGTTTAAggttcaatttctttattttctcCTCATACTTCTCTTTCTCCGGCCCTTTCCCTTCAAAGTGTTTATAACACTCCAAgttaaaaccttttttttttttactttttcttgttatgtcgatgaaaacaataacccAAACCAAATTCTCACCGGTGATAACAAATAATAATCTTGGATATAAAAACGTCTTCCCCTCATCAACGGCTTTCCATAAAAACTCATCCCCATTTGAGTCGTTTTCATTTAGTAATGCGGCAACACGCCTATCGTACATCACTGCTGCTTCTAAAAGAATGCCGAAATCTTCATCCGGGGTCCTGAAAGATAAAATCATTTCGTTGTTTTTTCGAATTCACTCAAAAATAAAAACTAGTGAGATTCCCCGCATGTTGCGACGGGAATTTGGTCTGTACTGGTTCAGTTCGGTTTCGTTACGGTACCGGTACGATACCAGCACTCGGTATAGCAACCAAAAGAGACACGTCCAAGAGGAtatcaacacgtgttttacatcgataGAGAACCATGAAAATGAATTAAGGTACCAGTTCGGATAATACCAATACGGGTACCAATGTTATTCGGTTAGAATCAGTTCGGTTCGTCACGATAAAGAATAAAAATCACTTTCATTAAATAATATGCATGAATAAAATTAATCGAATTAAAGGTTTCCCCTTGAGCATGTGGAGATTTGCAGATGATGCAATATATTTATCATTAATAATATAACTGAAAAAGTGAAAAAGAATTAACCGTGGCAATGTTCATCAGCCATGGcctttaatatatataataataatgttAATAAAATATGAGGTAAGGTTTGTAGAACATACCAGCTTGTACTGCTAACAATAAGTGCAGGCCTATTCTGCTTCAAGTGATACTCGTTGTCGATCTGGTTTGTAAATAATGTTGTTTTTGGATCTTGCAAGTCATGGTCGGTTATTCCTAATACACGAGTGCGTATGATAGTTATGTTTGGAATTTGAAATCACTCAAAGCCCTAAAAAGGGGTTGTTGCACAAAAAGGTACAATATAGGTTGGTCTGATTTCCGTTTAAGGTAACCATGTTAGATTTCACCCATAAAAAGAGTAACCAGAAAAAGTCAGCATGGTCAAACTTACCAACATGCCATCATTTTGACTCGGTAACGCATCTGGACTACattcttggttttaaaatgcaCGCATAATGCGTGATGCGCCCGATGCGCTGATGAGAGCACATCGGCATCGCCACAGCTGATTTGGACCATTATGGTTCCTAAACACTAACTGTGGTTCTAGAAACATTTTATTATGCTTGATTTgaaccaaaaggcataactatTGTCTTCTTATTACGTCAGTTGTTTTAGTTTAAGTATGGTTTATAAGTTGTTATGTATAAatatttttttgatatttttttataaagagCGCATCGCATACGTGATGCGCTCGCAACGTGCATCACGCATCAGATTTTTGGACCAAACGCATAGGTGTGTATCACACAATTTAAAACCAAGACTACATTACGTCGAAACCTTGGAAAATTATAGGGCTTTTATTTAAGAATGGATctttttaagggttttgtttgtgaaaataaacATGGTTACcgataggggtgcaaacgagccgagcttgagcctaaaataaagctcgtttgtttatcgagcccgagcccgagctcgagcctcgcatgtgaagctcgttaggctcgtcgagccttagtgtaaacgagccgagtcgagccgagcttattcaaacttgtttacaagccgacctcgaacctaaaaataagcttatttagtaaacgagcccgagcttcacttatcgagctcgcgagcctaaaaagtctattatttatattatttttatttaatatattaattaatagagaataaacgagccgagctcgagccttgaaaacaaagctcgagttgagccgagctcgagcccgagctcacataagttaatcgagctcgagcctggtcaagctcgggctcagctcggctcgtttgcacccctagttacCGAACACATATCTCTGATCGAACTATATGACCTTCTTATGAAATAATGCCCTTAAATAACAATGGCATGGAGAAGAAATTACCATAGCTGACGCAATCTGAAGGACTGTTTGACCGGAACATATCCTTTTTAATTCTACAAAACAACTGCAATCAACAATCAGTATGATGTTTCTAAGACCGTTAAAATGTTTTAATGTTTTCAAATGATGTTTCTTTTACCTTATGCTTTTCTTCAAGCAAAGCTGGCCGGAAAAACTCAGGAGGCTGATCATATAACACCGTGGCTCTATGCGtcgaaaaaaaaaaggaaaaagaggGGCATGTAATTACCGTTATACCACTGACCACAAAACATGATCAATCTGAAATAATAACTTCGTACCATGAAAATTgcaatgtttgaccttaaacggGAACTTGGTCAAATGGGCCAAACAAGTCAAAGTAGCCCAAAGTCTATTTTTAAGGCATACAACTTCTTAAACCATTTTTATTCAAACATTTACGTTACTATGGTAACTATACTGTTTTTGTAATCATAACTAACACAATAATCAGTTTTTTAATGGGCAATAAAAAGTGCTTGTGGGTGAACCTATCCAGGTccgacccattttgacccgttatccaATATAGTTTTATGGTAGGACAATTTGCTTGCTATTTTCATGGGACAGACCGACAAAAACAGTATATGAAGAATAAA contains the following coding sequences:
- the LOC110889756 gene encoding UDP-glycosyltransferase TURAN, which codes for MESGKRRRAAVVVLGDIGRSPRMQYHALSLARQANLEVDIVAYGGSDPHSALLEHSSIHIHTMRQWPSRDGFLPKIFRPVMLLLKPLVQFIMLLWFLCFKIKAPDVFIVQNPPSVPTLVAVKWASWLRQSSFIIDWHNFGYTLLALSLGRSSRFVAIYHWVELHFGKMANGSLCVTKAMQHELEQVWGIKATVLYDQPPEFFRPALLEEKHKLFCRIKKDMFRSNSPSDCVSYGITDHDLQDPKTTLFTNQIDNEYHLKQNRPALIVSSTSWTPDEDFGILLEAAVMYDRRVAALLNENDSNGDEFLWKAVDEGKTFLYPRLLFVITGKGPEKEKYEEKIKKLNLKRVAFRTMWLSPEDYPLLLGSADLGVCLHTSSSGLDLPMKVVDMFGCGLPVCAVSYSCITELVEVEKNGLLFSSSSELADELMMLFKGFPDGCDALRTLKNGVLEMGSSAKWATEWEANAKPLISKVISGDLS